TTATGGTAGGCGACATTATTCCGCTTTCTGCCAGGGAGTATGACGTATACGCGATGTTCCGTCCTCTGCATTGACATGCGCTCTCGTGACGGACACGGACGATGTAAACCGAAAGGGAGGGAGACCGATGACGCGGATCACTCGAATGGAAAACCTGAATCGCGGATCCTCCGGCCGAAAGGGCCGGGTTCCGTTTGTGATCGCCAACCATTTCAAGGCGCACGGCGGCAAAGGGCCGCCGGCTGCGCATTTCAAGATTTTAAAATCCGGCGCCATCCTCCAATTCATCGATATCGAGCGCGCGGCTTACCCGGAGCCTCTTTTTGCGAGAACGTCGGCTCACGTCATCGAGGAAAATCGTGAGGTTCATCCGGCTTTATACAGCGTATCGATCCAATACGAAGAGACCGGCGGCGATTGGAACGATGAACAGCTTGCCGCCTCTTTGTGGCTGCATGAGCATATTCGGAACGCCATTGCGGTGAAATACGGCAGGTGGTTTCCTTTAAGCCGGTACCATGTCATTACGCTGGACGACCCTGCACACGAGAAACGTCATCCTTTTTACGAATCGCTCGTTCGAATCGACGACGAGCATGCGCTGGACGATCTGCTCGCAGCGCTGGAATCGCTCAATCGACAGGGAATGTTCATGTGATGCTTTCCCTGATCGTTCCAACCTTCAACCGGGCAGCATACGTTTCGAAGGCGCTGAAATCGTTTGTTAACCAGACGCTGGACCGCAGCAGGGTTGAAATCCTGATCATCGATAATAACAGCACCGACGGAACGAAACAGGCCGTCCAGACTGCGATGAGATCCGCACCATGCAGGTGGCGCTATATAAGGGAACCAAGACAAGGTCTTCATTATGCGCGAAACCGGGGGATTACCGAGGCACAGGGAGAAATTGTCGTCTTCGGGGACGATGATATCATCGCGGACCCCGCGTGGCTCTCCGGCCTGTTTCGCGAATTCGAGACGCATCCGTCAACCGGAATTGCAGGGGGCAAAATCGTGCCGATATGGGGCAGGGAGCCCGAGCCGTGGGTATTTGATTACGGCACCGCGGACCTGCATGCATGCTTCGCTTATCTGAATTATGGAGAAGAGCGGCTGGTCATGACGGACGGCTACGTGTTCGGCTGCAACTTTGCCATCCGGCGCCAGCTGGCTTTGGAGGTCGGCGGAAGCTTCCCGGATACTTTTCCCGCCAAATTCAAGCATTTGGCGGGAACCGGAGAATCCGGGATGATGGACGAGGGAAGGAGACTCGGATGGGACGCCGTCTATTTGCCGGACGCGGTCGTATATCATCATATCGATGCTTCCCGGATATCGCTGGCCTATTTCGTGGACCGGTATGAGCGTTGGGCGGTGGAAGACGTCTATGAGGCGTTCCGGTCCATGAGTAAAAGCGACGCCGCTTCGCACCTGGTGCTGCTCGCTTCCGAAAGGCTGGCGTACGTCGATACGGATAGCCAAGGGAAAATCAATCCCGACTATTATCGAACCATTCGGCGCCACTGGGCTTACCAGGTCCTGAAACAAACGTGCAGGGTGCTCGCCGAGCCATCGTTATACGAGCATATTACCCGAAAAAGCTATTTATAGCGCACGAAAGCCCGCATCTATGGCATAGTAGATGCGGGCTTTCCGCTTAAATCCCGATTCCTTCATACCGGAAGCCGAGCGAACGCAGCTCCGGGCCGTTCAAATCGTTGCGCGTATCCAGTATATAAGGATTCCGCATCTCCCGGCCGATCGCTTTCCAGTCCAGGCTCCGAAACTCCTTCCAATGCGTGATCAAGACGAGCGCATCGGCGTGAACGGCCGTATCCTCCGCGCGGCTGCAGTAACGGACCGGCAGATCGGGATGAAGCTTCCGAAACATCTCCATTCCTTTCGGATCGTACGCCGAGATCGAAGCGCCAAGCTCCAGCAGCTTCTGGATGATGGACAATGCCTGGGTCTCGCGGACGTCGTCGGTATCCGGCTTGAATGTCAATCCCAATATCCCGATTCGCTTGCCGTTTAACGTACGGAGAGTCCGCTGCAGCTTCCCGGCGCAGTAGGACAGCATGCCCCGGTTCGCTTCCACGGCCGCTTCGATAACCGACAGCTTGCAGCCGTACAGCCGGCTCGCGGCCAATATTTCCGCCGTATCCTTCGGCAGGCAGCTGCCGCTCCACCCGCTGGACACCTGCAGGAATTTCCCGCCGATTCGCGAATCCGCACCCATCCCTTGGGCCACATCCAGCACGTTCGCTCCCAGCGCTTCGCAGAGCTGCGCCATTTCGTTGATGTAGCTGATTTTGACGGCAAGGAAGGCGTTCGAGGCGTATTTGATCATTTCCGCGCTTTTCGGATCGGTCTCCAAATAAAGGGGGTTGGCGGACCGGAGCATCGCCGCGAAGGGAGAATCCTTCCACATTTCTTTATATCCGCTTCGTTCCGCAATGGTCCGGTACAATGCTTTGAGCCTGCTTCTAGCCTGAGCGCCGGCGGCTCCCACAACGATCCGGTCGGGGAAAAAGACATCCTGTACCGCAAAGCCTTCCCTCAGAAACTCGGGGTTGCTGACGACGGCAAATTGCTCCTCGGCCCGCAGCCCGGACGAATCTTCGATAATCGACGCAACGAGGTCCGCTGTGCCGACGGGGACGGTGGATTTGTTGACGATGACGGTAAACCGTTCGGGATGCAGGTGCCTGCCGATGCTTTCCGCGGCTTTCTTCACATACTGCAAATCCGCCGAGCCGTTCGTCATGGACGGAGTGCCCACGCAAATAAACACGGCATCGGCTTCACGAACGGGCTGGAACGAGGTCGTCGCGGTCAGCAGGCGGCCGGCAAGCTGCTGGAGAAGCTCTTCCAAGCCGGGCTCGAAAATGGGGGACTTCCCGGCGTTGATCAGATCCGCCTTGTTCGGGTCGATATCGATGACGGTTGTGGAATGGCCGATTTTCGCGAAGGTGGCGGCGGTTACCGTTCCGACGTAGCCCGAGCCGATACAAACGACCTTCATGGCCGATCCGCTCCCCGAGACCGGTAGCCGTGTATCGTCCGCCTCAGCCCTTCTTCCAAGGAAACGGCGGGCTCCCAGCCTAATAGGGTTTTCGCTTTCTCAATGGACGGCCGGCGGTGCTTCGGGTCATCCTGCGGAAGCGGGTGGAAGGTGATCGGACTGTCCGTTTCCGTCATTTGCTGAACGAGCCAGGCAAGCTCGAGCACCGTACGCTCTTCCGGGTTCCCGATATTGATGATCCGTCCGGTCGCCTGATCCGTCTCCATCATCAGGATCAGCGCGCTGACCGTATCGTCGACGTAGCAGAACGAGCGCTTTTGCGAGCCGTCTCCGTATACCGTAATGTCGCTGCCCGACAAAGCCTGGGTGACAAAATTGGAGATGACGCGGCCGTCGTCATTTCGCAGTCCGGCCGAGTACGTGTTGAAGATGCGGGCGACTTTGACCCTGGTCTGATACCGGCACCAATATTCGTAGCAAAATACTTCCCCGAGCCGCTTGGCTTCGTCGTAGCAGCCTCTCGGACCCCATGTATTGACATTCCCCCGGTATTCCTCGGTTTGCGGACTGATTTCCGGGTCGCCGTATGCTTCGCTCGTGCTGCAGAAAACCATCGCGGACCGGTTAAGCCGGGCGAGCTCGAGCATATTTTTTGTGCCGATCGTGTTCGCGGCGATCGTTTCGAATGGCGCGGCTTGATAAAACTTCGGAGAAGCGGGAGAGGCCATATGGTAAATTTCTTCCACCTCAGAAAGCCCGGGAAGCTGAAGCACGCCCGGATCGCTGACGTCATATTCGATAAAACGAAAGCGGTCGCTGCCCAGCAGCTCGTTGATATGCTCCATTTTTCCCGAGGAGAGATTATCGATCC
This genomic window from Paenibacillus humicola contains:
- a CDS encoding glycosyltransferase → MLSLIVPTFNRAAYVSKALKSFVNQTLDRSRVEILIIDNNSTDGTKQAVQTAMRSAPCRWRYIREPRQGLHYARNRGITEAQGEIVVFGDDDIIADPAWLSGLFREFETHPSTGIAGGKIVPIWGREPEPWVFDYGTADLHACFAYLNYGEERLVMTDGYVFGCNFAIRRQLALEVGGSFPDTFPAKFKHLAGTGESGMMDEGRRLGWDAVYLPDAVVYHHIDASRISLAYFVDRYERWAVEDVYEAFRSMSKSDAASHLVLLASERLAYVDTDSQGKINPDYYRTIRRHWAYQVLKQTCRVLAEPSLYEHITRKSYL
- a CDS encoding UDP-glucose dehydrogenase family protein → MKVVCIGSGYVGTVTAATFAKIGHSTTVIDIDPNKADLINAGKSPIFEPGLEELLQQLAGRLLTATTSFQPVREADAVFICVGTPSMTNGSADLQYVKKAAESIGRHLHPERFTVIVNKSTVPVGTADLVASIIEDSSGLRAEEQFAVVSNPEFLREGFAVQDVFFPDRIVVGAAGAQARSRLKALYRTIAERSGYKEMWKDSPFAAMLRSANPLYLETDPKSAEMIKYASNAFLAVKISYINEMAQLCEALGANVLDVAQGMGADSRIGGKFLQVSSGWSGSCLPKDTAEILAASRLYGCKLSVIEAAVEANRGMLSYCAGKLQRTLRTLNGKRIGILGLTFKPDTDDVRETQALSIIQKLLELGASISAYDPKGMEMFRKLHPDLPVRYCSRAEDTAVHADALVLITHWKEFRSLDWKAIGREMRNPYILDTRNDLNGPELRSLGFRYEGIGI
- a CDS encoding NAD-dependent epimerase/dehydratase family protein; the encoded protein is MKRILVTGAAGFLGSHLTKELLQRGHHLTGIDNLSSGKMEHINELLGSDRFRFIEYDVSDPGVLQLPGLSEVEEIYHMASPASPKFYQAAPFETIAANTIGTKNMLELARLNRSAMVFCSTSEAYGDPEISPQTEEYRGNVNTWGPRGCYDEAKRLGEVFCYEYWCRYQTRVKVARIFNTYSAGLRNDDGRVISNFVTQALSGSDITVYGDGSQKRSFCYVDDTVSALILMMETDQATGRIINIGNPEERTVLELAWLVQQMTETDSPITFHPLPQDDPKHRRPSIEKAKTLLGWEPAVSLEEGLRRTIHGYRSRGADRP